A genomic region of Strigops habroptila isolate Jane chromosome 20, bStrHab1.2.pri, whole genome shotgun sequence contains the following coding sequences:
- the CTXN1 gene encoding cortexin-1 has protein sequence MRPAHVLLASAMNDASTMDYELLSPSLVEHPAGSAGMDAEQKTVFAFVIFLLVFLVMLMVRCFRILLDPYSRMPASSWTDHKEGLERGQFDYALV, from the coding sequence ATGCGCCCGGCCCACGTGCTCCTCGCCTCTGCCATGAATGATGCATCGACGATGGATTATGAACTGCTGTCCCCCTCCTTGGTTGAGCACCCAGCCGGCTCTGCGGGTATGGATGCTGAGCAGAAAACCGTCTTTGCCTTTGTCATCTTCCTTCTGGTCTTCTTGGTGATGCTGATGGTGCGCTGCTTCCGCATCCTGCTGGACCCCTACAGCCGCATGCCCGCCTCCTCCTGGACTGACCACAAGGAGGGGTTGGAGAGGGGCCAGTTTGACTACGCCTTGGTGTag